The Agrobacterium larrymoorei genome includes the window CAGTCCATTTCGGCAAGTAGGGCGATGTTCCTATGCCAACGACGATGTTTTTGCTGCGATAAATGCGAGAGGCGCCCGCAGACGAGCGGCTTTCGGTGATAAATGCTTCGTCACTACGATCAAAACGTACATCCACGACGCTTTCACCAAAGCGGCAGGACGACAACTGCTGGGACGCCCAGCGGCAATAATCATCGTATTCCTGACGAGGAATAAGAAAGTTTTCGTAGAAGTAGAATTTGTAAAGCCTGTCGTGTGCAGCCAGATAATTGAGAAAACTCAATTTGTTGGTCGGGTCTGCCATGGAAACGAGATCCGCAAGAAATGGCACCTGCAAGGTCGTTCCGGGTAAAATCAATCCCTCATGCCAACGGAAACCAGGCTTACGCTCCAGAAAGGTTGCACACACCTCAGGATGAGAAGAAAGAAGGGATGCGAGCCCCAGATTGAATGGCCCGATGCCGATGCCGGCAAGGTCGAGTGTGGTCATGGTCACAATCCAAATTGTTCGATGAAGCGCTGTCGGTGGCAGAACATGAGCTTTGCCCGCTTATCCGGTAGATCGATCTCACCCTGCTCTTCGAAAGCGCAGACAGGTGCATATCGAAGCAGCCGTTTCGCCTCGACGCTCGGCTCCCCAACCACCTTTTCAGTGGCGAGATCGTCGAGAAAAAGGAAACGTGTGAAAGCGCGGATCACTGCAGGAGCAATACCTCGTCCAAAAAACGAAGGCTCGCCCACTAGCATGTGCCAGCCACGATCCTTGTCCGCCGCAGAGTAATGCCGACCGAGTATATCGTCCTTCGCCCAATAAGCTTCCCAATAACTCATCGGCGTTCCATCGATAAAACCGATATACGGATCCTGATGCGGGTCTGTAAGATTCGTATCGATATATGCGGCAATGTGCTCTTTCGGCTTAGCCATCTTCCATTGCGGGACGACATGAGGCTCATTCATCCATCGCCACAGAAGATCGAGATCGCTCTCCTTCTCAAGCAGCCGGAAGCTGATCGTTTTGCCGATATCCGGGTCATATCTGGAATAAGCAAAACGAGCGTGGGTCAGGAGTTGATCAGCCATGTGCCCGCGCCTGCACCTGTTGAAACAGAGGGTTGTCGATTTCCAGATAGACGGACTGC containing:
- a CDS encoding GNAT family N-acetyltransferase, whose translation is MADQLLTHARFAYSRYDPDIGKTISFRLLEKESDLDLLWRWMNEPHVVPQWKMAKPKEHIAAYIDTNLTDPHQDPYIGFIDGTPMSYWEAYWAKDDILGRHYSAADKDRGWHMLVGEPSFFGRGIAPAVIRAFTRFLFLDDLATEKVVGEPSVEAKRLLRYAPVCAFEEQGEIDLPDKRAKLMFCHRQRFIEQFGL